Proteins from one Malaya genurostris strain Urasoe2022 chromosome 2, Malgen_1.1, whole genome shotgun sequence genomic window:
- the LOC131427866 gene encoding splicing factor 3B subunit 6 yields MALAMQKRNNVRLPPEVNRVLYVRNLPYKITSDEMYDIFGKYGAIRQIRVGNTPETRGTAFVVYEDIFDAKNACDHLSGFNVCNRYLVVLYYQSTKAFKRLDVDKKQDELDQMKAKYNINFDE; encoded by the exons ATGGCTTTGGCTATGCAAAAACGGAACAAC GTGCGGCTACCTCCGGAGGTGAATCGGGTTTTATATGTTCGAAATCTTCCGTATAAGATCACTTCTGACGAGATGTACGATATTTTCGGTAAATACGGTGCTATTCGACAAATCAGAGT GGGTAATACTCCGGAAACGCGTGGTACTGCCTTTGTGGTGTATGAGGATATATTTGATGCCAAGAACGCCTGTGATCACCTCTCTGGATTCAATGTTTGTAATCGATATCTGGTGGTACTTTATTACCAGTCGACAAAAGCCTTCAAGAGATTGGACGTGGATAAGAAACAGGACGAGCTCGACCAGATGAAGGCGAAGTATAATATTAATTTCGACGAGTAA